A DNA window from Rhineura floridana isolate rRhiFlo1 chromosome 11, rRhiFlo1.hap2, whole genome shotgun sequence contains the following coding sequences:
- the LOC133365910 gene encoding integrin alpha-M-like, with product MDLLPLLFYLGTVMVSWCSGFSVDVDTPTIFRKQTQSFGSSVAQTRNEVLVGAPLQMGQGNEMGKLYRCTYRAHVCEEISIQLPADAVNMSLGLSLVARDSRVLVCGPTVHRACGTNMYVNGYCFLLDQKLQKLQQFPEILPECTAHPTDIVFLIDGSGSINARDFKMMKAFVSAVIKRLSGRNTRFALAQFSSTFAEHFDFSTPDPAEHVLDVIQKGGMTHTATAIRNVVYVSGPHGFALQKQLASVVPISLGPPLKSNLCIKNI from the exons ATGGATCTTCTTCCACTGCTTTTTTACCTGGGCACAG TGATGGTATCGTGGTGCAGTGGATTCAGCGTGGATGTGGATACACCAACCATCTTCAGGAAGCAAACTCAGAGCTTTGGGAGCAGTGTGGCACAGACAAGGAATGA GGTGCTTGTCGGGGCTCCCCTTCAGATGGGACAAGGGAATGAAATGGGTAAACTCTACCGGTGCACTTACCGTGCACATGTTTGTGAAGAGATTAGCATCCAAT TACCAGCAGATGCTGTCAACATGTCCCTTGGTTTGTCCTTAGTTGCCAGGGACTCTCGAGTCTTG GTGTGCGGTCCCACAGTACACCGGGCCTGTGGAACAAACATGTATGTGAATGGCTACTGCTTCCTTCTGGATCAAAAGCTCCAAAAGCTCCAGCAGTTTCCAGAGATTTTACCAG AATGCACTGCCCACCCAACAGATATTGTGTTCTTGATCGATGGCTCAGGCAGCATCAATGCACGGGACTTCAAAATGATGAAGGCATTTGTCTCTGCGGTCATCAAGAGACTCTCCGGCAGAAACACACGG TTTGCCCTTGCACAGTTTTCCAGCACCTTTGCAGAACACTTTGATTTCAGTACGCCAGATCCGGCTGAGCACGTCTTGGATGTCATTCAAAAAGGGGGCATGACCCACACAGCCACCGCCATCAGAAATGTCGTGTATGTCTCAGGACCTCATGGCTTTGCACTGCAGAAACAGCTTGCTTCTGTTGTACCTATCTCTTTGGGCCCTCCTTTGAAATCCAATCTGTGTATTAAGAATATTTAA